Genomic DNA from Bacteroides zhangwenhongii:
ACTTATAAACAAATTTGGACAATAGCCTACCCTATCCTCATCAGTCTGATCATGGAGCAAATGATCGGTATGACGGACACTGCTTTTCTGGGACGTGTCGGGGAAATTGAACTGGGTGCGTCCGCCATTGCCGGTGTATATTATCTGGCTATTTTCATGATGGCATTCGGATTCAGTATCGGTGCGCAAATATTAATTGCCCGCCGTAACGGAGAAGGGAACTACAAGGAAATAGGACCGATCTTCTATCAGGGAATCTATTTCCTGCTGGCTGTTGCCGTCATTCTATTCACGCTGTCCATCGTATTTTCACCACATATTCTAAGGAATATCATTTCGTCACCACATATTTATGATGCAGCCGAAAGTTATATCCATTGGCGTGTATATGGTTTCTTTTTCTCGTTTGTCATGGTGATGTTCCGTGCATTCTTTGTTGGTACGACACAAACAAAGACACTGACTCTGAACTCCATTGTCATGGTGCTTTCGAATGTGGTATTCAACTATATCCTGATTTTCGGTAAGTTCGGTTTCCCGCAACTGGGAATTGCCGGTGCCGCTATCGGTTCTTCATTGGCGGAAATGGTATCGGTGATTTTCTTTATCATTTATACCTGGAAGCGGATTGACTGCAAAAAATATGCATTGAATATATTACCCAAATTCCAAAGAAAGACATTGAAGCGGATTCTCAATGTTTCGGTGTGGACGATGATTCAGAATTTTGTTTCTTTGTCTACCTGGTTCATGTTCTTCCTGTTCGTAGAACATCTGGGAGAACGCTCACTGGCTATCGCCAATATTATCCGCAACGTATCGGGAATACCGTTTATGATTGCAATGGCTTTTGCCGCCACCTGCGGTTCGCTGGTCAGCAACCTCATCGGGGCGGGCGAACAAGATTGTGTTCGAGGAACCATCAGACAACATATCCGTATCGGATACGTATTCGTATTGCCGATTTTGGTTTTCTTCTGTCTGTTTCCCGACCTGATTCTAAGTATTTACACGGATATGCCGGATCTAAGGGCTGCCTCTGTACCTTCATTATGGGTGTTGTGCTCCGCTTATCTGGTGTTAGTACCCGCCAATGTCTATTTCCAATCGGTATCCGGTACAGGAAATACGCGGACTGCATTGGCAATGGAGCTTTGCGTATTGGCAATTTATGTAGCCTATGCCACGTACTTCATTCTCTATCTGAAAATGGATGTCGCCTTCTCTTGGACAACGGAAAGCGTGTATGGTACTTTCATCCTGCTCTTCTGTTATCAATACATGAAGAAAGGAAACTGGCAGAAAAAGAAAATCTAAATTCTTTTTTCACTATCTTCGCAAGAAAATAAACATTTTATAAAATATATGAGACAAGCTAATTTATTTATGATGTCGGCAGCAATGTTGTTAACTGCCTGCGGAGGAACCAAAGACGCAGGCAAAACGGATCAGGTGCTTATCAAGAAATCGGATATCAAGATCGAAGGGAAGCGTATGACTCCCGAAGCACTTTGGGCTATGGGACGTATCGGCGGATTCGCTGTATCGCCCGACGGAAAGAAAATTGCGTATACGGTAGCGTATTACAGTGTGCCGGAGAACAAGAGTAACCGCGAAGTATTTGTAATGAATGCAGATGGAAGCGATAACCTACAAATTACCCACACTCCTTATCAGGAGAATGAGGTGACTTGGATAAAAGGGGGCAGCAAACTCGCATTCCTAAGCAATGACAGCGGTAGTAGTCAGCTTTATGAGATGAATCCGGATGGTAGCGAACGCAGACAACTGACTAACTACGACGGAGATATCGAGGGATTTTCCATCTCACCGGATGGCAAAAAGCTTTTGTTTATCTCACAAGTAAAGACTAAAGACAGCACAGTAGATAAGTATCCGGATTTACCGAAAGCTACGGGTATCATCGTTACCGACCTGATGTACAAGCATTGGGATGAATGGGTCACGATGGCACCGCATCCGTTCATTGCAGATTTTGATGGAAATAGTATTTCCAATGTCATAGACATTTTGGACGGCGAACCGTATGAAAGTCCGATGAGACCTTGGGGTGGTATCGAACAACTTGCCTGGAATACAACCTCGGACAAAGTGGCTTATACTTGCCGCAAAAAGACGGGACTGGAATATGCGATTTCTACCAACTCGGATATTTATGTATATGACCTGAACACCAAGAAAACGGAAAATATTACTGAAGAAAACAAAGGATATGATACCAATCCACAATACTCACCGGACGGCAAGTATATTGCCTGGCAGAGCATGGAACGTGATGGATACGAAGCGGATCTGAACCGTCTGTTCATCATGAACTTGGAAACCGGCGAGAAGCGTTTTGTGAGCAAGGCATTCGAATCGAATGTAGATGCTTTTGTCTGGGGAGCAGATGCAAAAGTGATCTATTTCACAGGTGTATGGCATGGAGAGTCACAGATTTATGCGCTTGACCTGGCAAATGATTCGGTAAAGGCTATTACTTCAGGAATGTACGATTACGAAGGGGTAGCTCTTTTCGGAGATAAGCTGATCGCGAAACGCCATTCAATGAGTATGGGTGATGAGATTTACACTGTGGCACTGGATGGTTCTACCACTCAACTGACACAGGAGAACAAACAAATCTATGACCAGCTGGAAATGGGTAAAGTGGAAGGTCGCTGGATGAAAACAACAGATGGTAAACAGATGTTGACATGGGTGATTTATCCTCCACAGTTTGATCCGAACAAGAAATATCCGACTTTGCTGTTCTGTGAAGGAGGTCCGCAGAGTCCGGTAAGCCAGTTCTGGTCTTATCGCTGGAACTTCCAGATTATGGCAGCAAATGATTATATCATCGTTGCTCCGAACCGTCGCGGTTTGCCGGGATTTGGTGTGGAATGGAATGAACAGATTAGCGGCGATTACGGTGGCCAGTGTATGAAGGATTACTTCACTGCTATCGATGAAATGGCAAAAGAGCCGTATGTGGACAAAGATCGTCTGGGATGCGTAGGTGCCAGCTTCGGAGGATTCTCCGTATATTGGTTGGCCGGACATCACGACAAACGGTTCAAAGCATTCATTGCTCATGATGGTATCTTCAACATGGAAATGCAGTATCTGGAAACTGAAGAAAAATGGTTTGCCAACTGGGATATGGGAGGCGCATACTGGGAAAAACAGAATCCGGTGGCACAGCGTACGTTTGCCAACTCTCCTCACCTATTCGTAGAGAAATGGGATACTCCTATTCTCTGTATTCATGGAGAAAAAGACTACCGTATTCTGGCTAATCAGGCAATGGCTGCTTTTGATGCTGCCGTGATGCGTGGTGTTCCTGCAGAGTTGCTGATTTATCCGGATGAAAACCACTGGGTATTGAAGCCACAGAATGGAGTGTTATGGCAACGCACATTCTTTGAATGGTTGGATAAATGGGTAAAGAAAGCGCCGTCCAAATAAAAACGATGCATATTCCTATAAAGTAAAAAGAAGGCTCTGTTCTCAATCTAATTGAGTTCAGAGCCTTCCCCATTACATTCAACCAAAATCCGCTAATTTTTACCTCGAATAAATATTTTCAATTTCTACAATATACATTTTATGGAAACCTCCATGAGCACCACCGTACCACTTTTCTATTGATTCTTTATCCAGAAAACATTCCGGTTTGATAGCGTCAGCATAAAGTTTCTTACATTCCAGACTCAAACGTGCCTGCTCGAACAGGACATTACCTTTTTCTGTAAATACAGGTTTCAATCCGGTTTCTTTTACTTTATCTATATTACGCCCCGACTTGGAACCACAAACAGCGTGAATCTTCTTATTTTCTTCTCCTAAGAAAGAAAGTGTCAGGTGATCGCTCTCCTCTACAAACTCGTATGTATACCGTTCGGGACGGATAAAAACGAAAGCAACCGGTTTATTCCACAACCAGCCAATGCCACCCCAACTTGCTGTCATGGTGTTAAACTTCTCTTTTGTTCCCGCCGTTACCAGCATCCACTCTTTTCCGATTGCTTCGAAAAAGTTTTCTTTCAGGTCTTTTACTTCTAATTTCTTCATCTCTTTATTCGTATCTAAGTATTTCTTATTTTTGTTTATTCCAATCATTTCTGTTTCTTCAATTTCACGATCTCTCCCAAATAAGGAATTTCCACCGGAATCTTCCGTTTCTTGGCCTCTGTTGCAAAGACTTTCGGGGGATCATGCAAAGGCTCGTCAGACAAATCGAATGTGCCATAATGCATGGGAATAGTAAGTCCTGCATGCATTTCTTCGGCAGCAGTCAAAGACTCGTGAGGCGATATATGATTGGGACGCATAAACCAGCGAGGTTTATATGCCCCGATACCCAACAAAGCATAATCCGGTGCTCCGAACAGATCGGGAATCTCACGAAAGTGACTGGAATAACCTGTGTCACCACTGTAATAAAGGGAAATTCCATCTCCTTGCAGCATGAAGGCTCCCCACAATCGCTGGCCGCCATCGCGTACGGAACGTTTGCTCCAGTGTTGTGCCGGTAGAAAAGTAATCTTCAATCCCTCATCTTCTATTTGTTGATACCATCCGGCTTCAATCACCTTCATTGCAGGAAACCATCCCTGAATCAGTTCACCGGTTCCCAATCCACAAAAGAGTTTCATTTGCGGGTTATTCTTCAATAGGCGGGCTATACTCTGCTTGTCCAGATGATCGAAATGGTCATGGCTGACAAGTAGATAATCAATCCCCGTAAATATGTCAGGATTAGCGGGAAACTCGCTCTGTCTCTTCACAAAAGGAATACTGCCGAACACAGGATCGAACATGATCCGTTTACCTGCTAATTGCAGAAAGAAAGAATTATGTCCGAGCCATATCAGGGAATCTCCTACCACCGCATCCAATGAACGGAGATAACAAACTTTCGGATCCCATTTCACTGTTTTCTTCTCCTTGCGTTGGGGATTGGGCGAAAGACGCCATTTCAGCACACTCCCCATCCCCGGACGGAAGCGATGCTGCCGATTAAAAAAACGCCCGCGCACCATCGGATTTCCTCTCCAATAAGGGTTGACTGTCGCCAAACGTTCGTTTCTCCTAAAACATATATGTTCACCCATTTTTATTTCCTGAATACGTATTTACAAACTTACGAAAAATCTCTGGAATAACCTCGAAAAACGGGAGAAATGACGCTAAACGACTTAATATCAGAGTTGTTACGGTGTCAAATGATGACAAGCCGAAAAATCGGAAAACGCAAAGAAAAGCGGATTTAAGAAGAAGAATGGTTTGCAAATCATTACCCGTGAAAGAGTAAGATTTAACATATGGGAGATGCTATTGCACCGTTTGTCACCGATTTGCGTATCAAGGTCTAACTCGTTGATATTTAACTTTGCAAACAAAAAACGAGTATGGCAAGAAGTACATTCAAAGTGCTGTTCTACGTGAACGGCAGCAAGGAGAAAGACGGTATTGTCCCCATCATGGGACGAGTGACAATCAACGGTACTGTGGCGCAGTTCAGTTGCAAGCAGACCATCCCGAAAACCCTTTGGGATGCGAAAGGCAACCGAGCCAAAGGCAAGAGTGCCGAAGCACGGAACATCAATCTGGCATTGGACAACATCAAGGCGCAAATCATCAAGCACTATCAGCGCATATCCGACCGAGAGGCATACGTAACGGCTGAAATGGTGCGCAATGCCTACCAAGGGGTAGGAAGCGAGTATGAGACACTGATAAAGGCTTTTGACAAGGATTGCGCCAACTTCCTGAAACGTGTCGGCAAAGATCGCAGCATCGGCACATACAAGGTCATGGTAAGGGCAAGGAACTATGTCGCAGCCTTTATCAAGTCATTCTACAGACGGACGGATATGTCCATGCTGGAACTTACACCCGACTTCATCAAGGAGTTTGCGGCTTATCTTACGGCTGAACGGGGACTGAAAAACGCCACCATCTGGCTGAACTGCATGTGGCTGAAAGGCGTGGTCATGCGTGCGCACTATAACGGACTGATACCGAGAAATCCGTTTGCGCAGTTCCATATCAGCCCGAATGTTAAGGAACGGGAGTATCTGACAGAGGACGAAATCAAAAGAATCATGGCGCACGAGTTTGACAACCCCACCCTCGCATTGGTGCGAGACCTGTTCATTTTCGCCTGCTTCACCGCCTTGTCTTTCGTGGATATGAAAGAACTCTCAACGGATGAAATAGTGGAGGTGAACGGTGAGAAATGGATATTGTCGAAACGGCACAAGACAAATGTCCCGTTCCAAGTGAAGTTGCTGGATATTCCCTTGCAGATAATCGAACGGTACAAGTATCTGTCGGAAGACAAGCTGGTTTTCGGGAAAATCAACTATTGGACGATGTGCAAACA
This window encodes:
- a CDS encoding flavin reductase family protein; the encoded protein is MKKLEVKDLKENFFEAIGKEWMLVTAGTKEKFNTMTASWGGIGWLWNKPVAFVFIRPERYTYEFVEESDHLTLSFLGEENKKIHAVCGSKSGRNIDKVKETGLKPVFTEKGNVLFEQARLSLECKKLYADAIKPECFLDKESIEKWYGGAHGGFHKMYIVEIENIYSR
- a CDS encoding MBL fold metallo-hydrolase, with translation MGEHICFRRNERLATVNPYWRGNPMVRGRFFNRQHRFRPGMGSVLKWRLSPNPQRKEKKTVKWDPKVCYLRSLDAVVGDSLIWLGHNSFFLQLAGKRIMFDPVFGSIPFVKRQSEFPANPDIFTGIDYLLVSHDHFDHLDKQSIARLLKNNPQMKLFCGLGTGELIQGWFPAMKVIEAGWYQQIEDEGLKITFLPAQHWSKRSVRDGGQRLWGAFMLQGDGISLYYSGDTGYSSHFREIPDLFGAPDYALLGIGAYKPRWFMRPNHISPHESLTAAEEMHAGLTIPMHYGTFDLSDEPLHDPPKVFATEAKKRKIPVEIPYLGEIVKLKKQK
- a CDS encoding S9 family peptidase: MRQANLFMMSAAMLLTACGGTKDAGKTDQVLIKKSDIKIEGKRMTPEALWAMGRIGGFAVSPDGKKIAYTVAYYSVPENKSNREVFVMNADGSDNLQITHTPYQENEVTWIKGGSKLAFLSNDSGSSQLYEMNPDGSERRQLTNYDGDIEGFSISPDGKKLLFISQVKTKDSTVDKYPDLPKATGIIVTDLMYKHWDEWVTMAPHPFIADFDGNSISNVIDILDGEPYESPMRPWGGIEQLAWNTTSDKVAYTCRKKTGLEYAISTNSDIYVYDLNTKKTENITEENKGYDTNPQYSPDGKYIAWQSMERDGYEADLNRLFIMNLETGEKRFVSKAFESNVDAFVWGADAKVIYFTGVWHGESQIYALDLANDSVKAITSGMYDYEGVALFGDKLIAKRHSMSMGDEIYTVALDGSTTQLTQENKQIYDQLEMGKVEGRWMKTTDGKQMLTWVIYPPQFDPNKKYPTLLFCEGGPQSPVSQFWSYRWNFQIMAANDYIIVAPNRRGLPGFGVEWNEQISGDYGGQCMKDYFTAIDEMAKEPYVDKDRLGCVGASFGGFSVYWLAGHHDKRFKAFIAHDGIFNMEMQYLETEEKWFANWDMGGAYWEKQNPVAQRTFANSPHLFVEKWDTPILCIHGEKDYRILANQAMAAFDAAVMRGVPAELLIYPDENHWVLKPQNGVLWQRTFFEWLDKWVKKAPSK
- the bexA gene encoding multidrug efflux MATE transporter BexA, which translates into the protein MKTKYTYKQIWTIAYPILISLIMEQMIGMTDTAFLGRVGEIELGASAIAGVYYLAIFMMAFGFSIGAQILIARRNGEGNYKEIGPIFYQGIYFLLAVAVILFTLSIVFSPHILRNIISSPHIYDAAESYIHWRVYGFFFSFVMVMFRAFFVGTTQTKTLTLNSIVMVLSNVVFNYILIFGKFGFPQLGIAGAAIGSSLAEMVSVIFFIIYTWKRIDCKKYALNILPKFQRKTLKRILNVSVWTMIQNFVSLSTWFMFFLFVEHLGERSLAIANIIRNVSGIPFMIAMAFAATCGSLVSNLIGAGEQDCVRGTIRQHIRIGYVFVLPILVFFCLFPDLILSIYTDMPDLRAASVPSLWVLCSAYLVLVPANVYFQSVSGTGNTRTALAMELCVLAIYVAYATYFILYLKMDVAFSWTTESVYGTFILLFCYQYMKKGNWQKKKI
- a CDS encoding site-specific integrase, whose translation is MARSTFKVLFYVNGSKEKDGIVPIMGRVTINGTVAQFSCKQTIPKTLWDAKGNRAKGKSAEARNINLALDNIKAQIIKHYQRISDREAYVTAEMVRNAYQGVGSEYETLIKAFDKDCANFLKRVGKDRSIGTYKVMVRARNYVAAFIKSFYRRTDMSMLELTPDFIKEFAAYLTAERGLKNATIWLNCMWLKGVVMRAHYNGLIPRNPFAQFHISPNVKEREYLTEDEIKRIMAHEFDNPTLALVRDLFIFACFTALSFVDMKELSTDEIVEVNGEKWILSKRHKTNVPFQVKLLDIPLQIIERYKYLSEDKLVFGKINYWTMCKQLKKVMAECGIEKQISYHCARHTFGTLALSKGMPIESVSRVLGHTNIVTTQIYAKITTQKLDNDLTTFGNKLNASFGSVTP